The Pantoea vagans genome contains the following window.
ATAGGCATTGATAACCTGCTGTGCACGCGCCTTGTCCGCGTTAATAAAACTGCTGGTTAGCGCCGCGGCACCGCCAAACCACGGAGCGTTGGCATCACCGAGTACATATTTGGCGATCACGCCGGTTTCCAGAACCTTACCCATGCCTTTCATCCGCGCCACGGTCCCGGTCGGTTCCAGCGTGTAGACACCGTCAATTTGTCCGGCGGCCAGTGACGGTGCATGCTGTCCAACAGGCAGCTCAATCACTTTGGTGTCGGTGAAACCGTTTTTCTCCAGAATGATTTTTGCCATGGTAACGTTTTGGATGCCCGGACCACTGGCAATACGTTTACCCTTGAGATCGCTGATGGATTTTGCCGTGCTGTTCATCGGCACAAGGAACTCATCCAGCACCATTTTTTCATTTGAGGGGTTAGAGCAGATAATTTTGAACAAGTCTGGGCTGGTAATCGCCCCCAGGCCCAGCGCGCCGGTTGCGGTGCCGTTGGCACATCCATGAATGCGACCGGTGATCATCGCTTCAACCACTTGTTGCGGGCTGGCAAATTTAACCGCCTTGACATTCAACCCAGCTTGTTTGAAGAAGCCCTTCTCAATACCGGCGTATAACGGCAAACCACCCACAATCGGCCAATAACCAATCAGAATTTCATCATCTGCTGCCAGTGCCGCTGTACTGCCTAACACGCCACTGAGTGCGACACCGCCGAGTGCCAGCATGGAATATTTCATCATCTGACGACGCTGTGCGTTGATGTTCTCTTTATCATTATCATTGTTACGCATGTTTACCCCTCCAGGGTGATTGACTGGTATGCGGCCTTGTATACAAGCCATCAAAACCTATGCAGATGTCGTGCCAATCACAATTGAACCGTGGTGAGGGGAAAAGGTGTTAACAAAGGGGATTAAGCGAAAATTATTGGTGCAACCTACGCACCACAGACGCACATCGCGTGGCAACTTCAGGTCCTTGTGAGTTTATGACGACCTTTTTACATTTAACCGTCATAATAGCCCCCTCTTCTTTCAGGGAGCGACAATGAGCACGCCACAGCCTGTAACACCCGCACGTAAGCGCCCAATGAAACTCAACACCCTGGTGACACTGATGCTCAGCGCAGTGATCGTGCTGGTGCTGCTCAGCGTGCACATGTTCTATTTCTTTCAGATTGGTGCCGCTACGCGAACGCAGTTGGAAGAGAAAGCGATGGCCGTGGCGCGTACACTGGCCAAATTGCCGGAAATACAGCGCGCGCTGGTACTACCGCCCAACACCACCGCGATCCAACCTATCGCCAGAGAAGTGCAGCAGAGCAATCATCTGCTGTTTGTGGTGGTGACCAACATGGACACCATTCGCTATTCGCACCTGAATCCTGAGCTGATTGGCCAACACTTCATAGGCAATGACATTGAACCTGCGCTGCTGGGTCACGAGAACGTCTCGGTGAATCAGGGCGTGCTGGGGCGTGCGATGCGCGTTTATACCCCGGTTTATGATGCACAGCATAAACAGATTGGTGTGGTGGTAGTGGGTATATCACTCAGTGCCGTTGCCGATCAAATCAATGAGAGTCGCTGGAGCATTCTTTGGACCATCCTGATCGGCACCGTGGCGGGCGCAATTGGCACCTTTATTTTGGTGCGAGTACTGAAACGCATTCTGTTTGGCCTGGAACCGTATGAAATTTCCACCCTGTTCGAGCAGCGCCAGGCGATCCTCAACTCGGTGAAGGAAGGCGTGGTGGCGATGGATGACCAGGCCGAAGTGACGCTGGTCAATCAGGCAGCGCGCACCTTGCTCAACAACGCCTTGGCCAACGGCAACGTTAGCGGTGATGCGTCCGTGATTCATGACCATCTGCAAGCGGTGCTGCACAGCGGTCGCGCACGGCGTGATGAAGAGTTAAATGTGAATGGCCGATTGCTGCTGAGCAATACCGTACCGGTGCACAGCCAGGGCCGCATCATCGGTGCGGTCTGCACCTTCAGGGATAAGACCGAAATTAGCCAGTTGATGCAGCGTCTGACCGGCATGGTAAACTACGTCGATGCGCTGCGTGAGCGTTCGCATGAGTTTATGAACAAACTGCACGTGATTCTTGGCCTGCTGCACATGAAAAACTATACGCAGGTCGAAGCGTATATCCTGAAAACAGCCAATAATTATCAGACTGAGATTGGCTATCTGCTGGATAAAATTAAGTCACCGGTCATTGCTGGTTTTCTGCTCAGCAAGATTAATCGCGCTTCGGATTGCGGCCATCGCCTCACCATCAGCGATGCCAGCTTCGTGCCGGATAGCGGCAATGAAGATCAAATGGCGGCCCTGATCACCGTGATCGGCAATCTGGTGGAGAATGCGATTGACGCGCTCAGCGAGCAAACCGAAGGTGAAATTCACCTGATGCTGCACTATCAAAACGGTTGGCTGGCCTGTGAAGTGAGCGATGATGGTCCGGGCATTGAACCGGAGCACCTTGCCACCATTTTTGACAAGGGCTTCTCGACCAAAGGTGAAAACCGGGGCGTAGGGTTATTCCTGTTAAAACAACAAACAAAAAACCTCGGTGGCGGTGTGAGTGTTGAATCAGAACCTGGTGTGTTTACGCAATTCTTAGTACAACTTCCCTGGGATGGAGGAAATAAATCCACATGATCAATGTGTTAGTGGTCGATGATGACGCCATGGTTGCCGAACTGAACCGATCGTTTATCGGCCAGGTACAAGGCTTCAACTGCTGTGGCACGGCTTCAACCCTGAAGCAGGCCAAAGAGTTCCTGTTTAATAGCGACACCCCGATCGATCTGGTGTTGCTGGATATCTACATGCAGCAGGAAAATGGCCTCGATCTGCTGCCTGAACTGCGTCAGGCGCAGAGTGCGGTGGAAGTGATCATCATCTCTTCTGCGGCCGATGCCGAAAACATTAAAACCTCGCTGCACTATGGCGTGGTGGATTACCTGATCAAGCCATTCCAGTTCCCGCGTTTCGAAGAAGCACTGACCAGCTGGCGCCAGAAGAAGTCGCTGATGGATAATCAGCACTATTATCAGCAGTCCGATGTTGACCTGTTGATTCACGGCAACCCGGCCACCCAGCATGACAACAAGCGCCTGCCGAAAGGCTTAACGCCACAAACGCTGCGCACGCTGTGCCAGTGGATTGATGCGCATCCCGGTCATGAGTTTTCCACGGATGAACTGGCAGCAGAAGTGAATATTTCCCGCGTGTCTTGCCGTAAATACCTGATTTGGCTGGCGCAGATTAATATTCTGTTTACCAGCATCCACTATGGCGCCACCGGCCGTCCGGTGTATCGCTATCGTTTGCAGCCGGAATACCATTCACTGCTGCAACAGTACTGTCAGTAACGTAGCTGCCAACTAAAGTCGCGCTGCTGGAATCGGAAGTGGCGCGGCGAAGAGCAGATGATCTGTCGATCGCGTGTGACAAATATTGCATCAAGCTCGGGTTGGTCGGCAAGATACGCCAGCCCTTGCTCCACGCCCATGCCATACAGCAAGGTGGTGTAGATATCACCATCCAGCGAACGATCGGAGATCACGGTGATGCTCAATAGCTCGTTATCCAACGGATAGCCGGTGTGCGGATCGAAGATGTGATGCCAGCACTTGCCGTCCAGCTCGAAGTAACGCTCATAAATCCCCGATGTCACCACCGATTTGCCCTGCACCTGCAACACCCCTAACAGCTCATCCCCGGCAAAGGGTTTTTTCAGGCCGATACTCCAGCCCTGTGGTTCATGTGGGGGAGAGCCAAGCGTCTGCACGTTACCGCCGAGATTAATCAACGCCTGCGTGACACCCTGCTGGCGCAAAAATGCCTGCACCACGTCGGCGATATAGCCTTTGGCGATGGCCCCGAGATCGATCTCCATGCCTGCTTGTTGCAGAAACACCGAGCGGTCCTGCTCATTGAGGATCACCTGGTGAGGATCGGTCAGCGGCAATAGCGCGGCAATCTCCTCTGCGGGGGGAATTTCACGCCCCTGAAAACCAATCTTCCAGCGTTTCACCACCGGACCAATGGTGAAGTTGAAGGCGCTGCCCGGGGAGATGCTCACAGCATGCGCCACGCTAATCAATCGAAAGACCGCCTCACTGACGCGCACCGGATGGCGACCAGCAGCGTGGTTAATCGACATCACTTCGGATTCGGTACGGTTGACCGTGAACAGGTTTTCCTGCTGTTTGATAAGTTGAAAAACCTGACGCGCTAAGGTGGGATTGTCATCGAAGAGTTTGAGCAGAATGGGGGAACCCATTAGTACGGCGGAGTAATTGTAGATGCCGGCGTCAGTTGACATTTTAGCCTCATGAAAGCGGCCAGGTGCGCATCAATGCGCACCCTACAAAACACCGCAATGAACTTTGTAGGGTCACCATTTATGGTGACCTCCAACTTGCTTAGTGACCTAACGCCAGTTTAGCCGCATTGTGGCCAGCCTTGATACCGAAGATGATGATATCCGCCACTGCGTTACCGCCAATACGGTTCGCGCCGTGAATCCCGCCGACCACTTCACCGGCCGCCCACGCGCCCGGAATCACCTGTTTCTGCGCATCCAGCACTGAAGTGTCGGTGTTGATGGTAACGCCACCCATGGTGTGGTGCACGCCCGGGGCGATGCGAATGGCGAAGTACGGTCCTTGATTCAGCGGATGACGCAGCGCGGTTTTGCGCCCGAAATCTTCATCATCCTGCTTCGCCACGAACTCGTTATAGCGACCGAGCGTGGTTTGCAGCGCTTCCTGATCCATGTTGAGTTTGACCGCCAGCTCGTGCGGGGTTGGTGCACTGATCACAAAGCCTTTGGCGATATACTCGTCGGCCGCTTTATTATTAGCACGCACCTGCTCATCGAACACGATCCACGCGCTTTTCTCTGGCAGCGCGATGATCTCAGCAGAGACTTTGTCACGCGTTTCCATTTCGTTGTAGAAACGCTTACCGGCCTGGCTGACCAGAATCGCACCGCCGCCGCGCATCGCTTCAGAGATCAGGTAAGAAGTGGTCTGTTCAACGGTTGGGTGAATCTGGATCTCACCCATGTCAACGGTATCCGCACCGATTTTCTGCAACATGGCGATGCCGCTACCTGTGGCACCTTTGTGGTTAGTGGTAACAAAACCATCCAACTCAGGGCGATATTTCACCACCATCTCACGGTTGGCGCTGAAGCCGCCAGTGGCGACAATCACGCTTTTCGCGTTGAGGATACGGCTGTCGTTATACTCATCCACCACTTTCACGCCGGTCACAGCACCGTTTTCCACCAGAATCTCAGAGACTGAGGTTTCCAGCAGCACTTCGATTTCGCGCTTATTGACGTTCTTGACCAGACCGCTGATCAGGAAGCCACCGACCGCAGAACGATCTTCGGGGCGGTGCGTACGGTCAATGCTCATCCCGCCGGTGATGGTGATATCGCACAGTTCGATATCTTTCGCCGCCAGCCACTCAATCGCTTCCGGCGCTTGCTCCACAAATTCACGCAGCAACACTGGGTTGTTTTTGAACTTGCCGCCTTTCAGCGTCTCTTCGTAGAACAACTCTTTGCTGTCTTCGATACCCTTCAGTTTTTGATAGCGGGTTTCTGCCGCGTTCATACCCACTGAAGCTTTAATGGTGTTACCGCCGATGGTCGGCATCTTCTCAATGATCACCACGCGAGCACCGTCGTCGTGCGCCTGAATGGCGGCTGCCAGACCTGCACCGCCGGTACCAATCACCACCACGTCGTAATTGACCGGTGCGTTCGGGTTGCCGCCCTCCTCAATCACATACTCTTTGTTGGAAGTGGTCATGGCGCGAGACACGGCTTTTTTCAGCGCCTCACTCTGGGTAGTGGCACCGGTGATGGCATCCACGTGTGGGCTGTTGGCCACCAGGATGCGTTCACGCAGGCTTTCAAAGGTGCTGGTGAAGTCGACGTCCAGACTTGGGTCCGGCACCAGTGAGATGTCGGTGATACGGTCGGTATCCAGCGTGACGTTGATTTTCAGCTTCAGCGCTTCGGCTTCGACTTTCGCCTGATAGACGCCCGCTTTGTATTTACGATGGCCATCGCTGACGTCGCGGATCATCGCATCCACCAGCGAGAAGCGCCACAGGGGCTCTGGGATCGTCAGCGCTTCACGCTTGGTGCTGTCGATGTAGAGATCCATGTGCTCGTTTTTAATGATGCGGTCGGCCCAGTCAGGGTAAGCAATACAGGCTTTACCGACGGCAACCAGATCAAAGCCGTGCTCCAGTGCGTTCTCAGCATCTTCTTTATTGACAACGCCACCCACGCCAATCACCGGCACTTTCGCCAGAGTCGCAGAGCGTTCAGCCAGATATTTGGTGATCAGTGGCGTTGGATCTTTGGTATCGACAATGGAGGGACGCAGCAGTTGGCCCACGGAGAAGTGCACATAATCCAGACCGCGCGCGGCCAGTTTTTCCAGCAGGTACATGGTGTCATCCCAGCGGATGCCGGGCACTTCCAGCTCTTCCGGTGAGAAGCGATAGCCGATAATGAAGTCAGCAGCGGCAAAGCGATCCGCCATTTTATGGGTGATTTCCAGCACTTCCATTGGGAAACGTGCGCGGTTGTCGCGGCTGCCGCCCCATTTGTCATCACGCTGGTTAGAGTTAGGCGAGTAGAATTGCTGTATCAGATAGGTGTTGGCACCGTGGATTTCGACACCGTCGAAGCCCGCTTTGATGGCACGGTTCACCGCATCACCAAACTTAGTGATCATCACGTCCACTTCTTCCGCCGTCAGCGCTTGCGGTTTAGTGGCCCCCTCACGTGGTGCAGCAATGGCGCTGGGTGCAACAGGGGTTTTACCGCCAATCAGCGCCGGTTCGACCATACGGCCGCCATGGTAAATCTGCAGAATGGCTTTAGAGCCTTCAGATTTGATGGCATGGGCGATTTTTGCCAGGCCGGCAATTTTGTTGTCGCTATCGATACCCAAGGCACCCGGGAAGGCCGGGCCTCGGTTATCAATAAAGCAGCATTCGACAATTACCGTACCGATGCTGCCCGCGCGCACGCGGTAATACTCGACGAGGTCACTGGTGACACCGCCGTCAAAGTAGCCGGTACAGGTGGTCATGGGTGCCATCACCAAACGGTTTTTCAGCACCGCACCTTTCGGTAGCGTAAGCGGGTTAAGGATGGGGGTGAGCTTATTCATAATGAGCAACTCCAGAATTAAGAAATTGTGTATTCAATTCTTTTGCGGTTCGGAGCAATTTTATAATTATTTGAGTGGTCCGATTTCATGGCGTAAATATACCATTTTCTTTAGTTACATAACCCAGATTGTTAGTTATATAAGTTTTACGTTTAGAAATAGAATTTGATGCTCATTGCTGTAATTAGCGCTCCGCTAAGTTTTAACCAAGACTTGACAAAAATCAACTTTTTACTTACATTTAAAACAAATCCAGTACTATCATAAAGATAAAACCACTCACCCTGCCCCATTTCGCTTGATTTTTTGCGTTTCGCTCGCCGCAGACGCTTAATCCACAGCAGACAGAAAATTAAATAAAAAGCAAAAGCTAAAAATTAAAAAAGAGTGCATATTTTTTATTGATCTAGATCAAAATAGATATTTTAATTAATCGCATCATAGCTGCATTCAATTGATAATTCGCGTATCGAATTTGCAAAGCAATGTTTCATTAAAGAGCAACTTTAAATTGTCCTGGCCACGCATGTTGAGACTAAAAAAACAGTGTGTCCCTGACGATCAATCGCATTCTCCATAACTTGCAGACCAAAACTATGAACACACAAACAACCCAGAGTGAATCCCTTAAAGCGCCCCCTGCGGCGCCGGGGAAAAAGAACCGCCTGATCATGTTGTGCCTGCCTATCATCGTCGCGGTGCTGTTGCTGCTGGTACCTACCCCTGCCGGGTTGGAACCTTATGCATGGCACTTCTTTGCCATCTTTGTTGGCGTCATCGTTGGACTGATCTTTGAACCGCTGCCCGGCGCCGTTATCGGCCTGACGGGTGTCGTCGTCATTGCGCTGTTCAGCCAGTGGGTGCTGTTTAGCCCGGCAGAACTGGCGGACCCTAAGTTCAAAACGGCAGCACAGTCGTTCAAATGGGCGGTGAGTGGCTTCGGCAACTCCACGGTCTGGCTGATCTTTGGTGCCTTTATGTTTGCGGCTGGCTACGACAAAACCCAGTTCGGTCGCCGTCTGGCGCTGATTCTGGTGAAGTATCTGGGTCGTCGCAGTTTGACGCTGGGTTATGCCATCACCTTTGCCGACCTGTTGCTGGCACCGTTTACCCCGTCTAACACCGCGCGCAGTGGCGGTACTATCTACCCCATCATCGCTAACCTGCCGCCGCTGTACGGTTCAAAACCTAATGATCCGAGCGCGCGTAAAATTGGTTCTTATCTGATGTGGGTCGCGATTACCGCCGCCTGTATCACCAGCTCGATGTTCCTCTCTGCGCTGGCACCTAACCTGTTGGCGCTGGCGCTGGTGAAAAGTGTCGTTGGCTTCGAAATCTCATGGGGCATGTGGTTCCTCGCCTTCCTGCCACTGGGTGTGCTGCTGATTCTGACCATGCCGTTGCTGGCCTACTGGCTCTATCCGCCGGAAGTGAAGGTTAATGACGAAGTGCCACGTTGGGCCACCGCTGAACTGGAAAAGCTGGGTCGTCTGAGCCGTAATGAAATCCTGCTGCTGGTGTTTGTGGTGTCCGCGCTGATGATGTGGATCTTCGCTGCCGCATGGATTGAACCGGCAATGGCCGCACTGTTAGTGATTGTATTGATGCTGTGGACAGGCGTACTAAACTGGAACGATATCACCAGCAATAAAGCGGCATGGAACACCTTTGCCTGGTTCGCCACTCTGGTGGCACTCGCAGATGGTCTGGCACGCGTTGGCTTTATCGCCTGGCTGGGTAAAGAAGGTGCGCAGTTGCTACACGGTTATGACCCACAGGTTTCTGCTGTGGTACTGCTGGTGGCCTTCTACTTACTGCACTATCTGTTTGCCAGCACCACGGCGCACACCACCGCGCTGTTGCCAGCGATGCTGACCATTGCGGCCTCCATCCCAGGCATCAATATGCCGGTGTTCTGTTTGATGATGTGTGTTTCTCTGGGTGTGATGGGCATTATCACCCCATACGGCACTGGCCCAAGCCCGATTTACTACGGTAGCGGCTACCTGCCAACCAAAGACTACTGGCGTCTCGGTACCATCTTTGGTGCCATCTTCCTGGTTGCTCTGATGGTTATCGCCTACCCATGGATGGTGATGATGTTCTGATGATGTTGCTCCGATGTTAAAAACGGAGCCGCGTATGACCGTGAAAGTGTTATGATGCTCGCCAGTCAGCCCCTGCGGAGGCTGGCGAGAGAAAAATCGAAAAACAGATCGCCTATTTGTCGCCCGTCATGCTGGCGGGCAACACGAAGCTAAGTGAGCCAACATGTCGAACAAACCCTTCTATTATCAGAATCCTTTTCCTCTCGCCAAAGATGATACCGAATACTATCTGCTGAGCCGCGATTACGTGTCAGTAGCGGAATTCGATGGCGAGGAAATCCTGAAAGTCGATCCTAAAGCCCTGACGTTACTGGCGAAGCAAGCGTTCCACGACGCGTCCTTTATGCTGCGCGCTTCACATCAGGCGCAGGTCGCGTCGATTCTGGCGGATGACGAAGCCAGTAAAAACG
Protein-coding sequences here:
- a CDS encoding ABC transporter substrate-binding protein, translating into MRNNDNDKENINAQRRQMMKYSMLALGGVALSGVLGSTAALAADDEILIGYWPIVGGLPLYAGIEKGFFKQAGLNVKAVKFASPQQVVEAMITGRIHGCANGTATGALGLGAITSPDLFKIICSNPSNEKMVLDEFLVPMNSTAKSISDLKGKRIASGPGIQNVTMAKIILEKNGFTDTKVIELPVGQHAPSLAAGQIDGVYTLEPTGTVARMKGMGKVLETGVIAKYVLGDANAPWFGGAAALTSSFINADKARAQQVINAYGEAVKFIQQQPEEARQYVAGYTGIEAGLVKEVPLPGFVMYDQLTGDNLQWFQKFYDVFAERKIFSKPLQVEPLIYKA
- a CDS encoding sensor histidine kinase; the protein is MSTPQPVTPARKRPMKLNTLVTLMLSAVIVLVLLSVHMFYFFQIGAATRTQLEEKAMAVARTLAKLPEIQRALVLPPNTTAIQPIAREVQQSNHLLFVVVTNMDTIRYSHLNPELIGQHFIGNDIEPALLGHENVSVNQGVLGRAMRVYTPVYDAQHKQIGVVVVGISLSAVADQINESRWSILWTILIGTVAGAIGTFILVRVLKRILFGLEPYEISTLFEQRQAILNSVKEGVVAMDDQAEVTLVNQAARTLLNNALANGNVSGDASVIHDHLQAVLHSGRARRDEELNVNGRLLLSNTVPVHSQGRIIGAVCTFRDKTEISQLMQRLTGMVNYVDALRERSHEFMNKLHVILGLLHMKNYTQVEAYILKTANNYQTEIGYLLDKIKSPVIAGFLLSKINRASDCGHRLTISDASFVPDSGNEDQMAALITVIGNLVENAIDALSEQTEGEIHLMLHYQNGWLACEVSDDGPGIEPEHLATIFDKGFSTKGENRGVGLFLLKQQTKNLGGGVSVESEPGVFTQFLVQLPWDGGNKST
- the dcuR gene encoding two-component system response regulator DcuR, giving the protein MINVLVVDDDAMVAELNRSFIGQVQGFNCCGTASTLKQAKEFLFNSDTPIDLVLLDIYMQQENGLDLLPELRQAQSAVEVIIISSAADAENIKTSLHYGVVDYLIKPFQFPRFEEALTSWRQKKSLMDNQHYYQQSDVDLLIHGNPATQHDNKRLPKGLTPQTLRTLCQWIDAHPGHEFSTDELAAEVNISRVSCRKYLIWLAQINILFTSIHYGATGRPVYRYRLQPEYHSLLQQYCQ
- a CDS encoding FAD:protein FMN transferase, with the protein product MSTDAGIYNYSAVLMGSPILLKLFDDNPTLARQVFQLIKQQENLFTVNRTESEVMSINHAAGRHPVRVSEAVFRLISVAHAVSISPGSAFNFTIGPVVKRWKIGFQGREIPPAEEIAALLPLTDPHQVILNEQDRSVFLQQAGMEIDLGAIAKGYIADVVQAFLRQQGVTQALINLGGNVQTLGSPPHEPQGWSIGLKKPFAGDELLGVLQVQGKSVVTSGIYERYFELDGKCWHHIFDPHTGYPLDNELLSITVISDRSLDGDIYTTLLYGMGVEQGLAYLADQPELDAIFVTRDRQIICSSPRHFRFQQRDFSWQLRY
- a CDS encoding flavocytochrome c — its product is MNKLTPILNPLTLPKGAVLKNRLVMAPMTTCTGYFDGGVTSDLVEYYRVRAGSIGTVIVECCFIDNRGPAFPGALGIDSDNKIAGLAKIAHAIKSEGSKAILQIYHGGRMVEPALIGGKTPVAPSAIAAPREGATKPQALTAEEVDVMITKFGDAVNRAIKAGFDGVEIHGANTYLIQQFYSPNSNQRDDKWGGSRDNRARFPMEVLEITHKMADRFAAADFIIGYRFSPEELEVPGIRWDDTMYLLEKLAARGLDYVHFSVGQLLRPSIVDTKDPTPLITKYLAERSATLAKVPVIGVGGVVNKEDAENALEHGFDLVAVGKACIAYPDWADRIIKNEHMDLYIDSTKREALTIPEPLWRFSLVDAMIRDVSDGHRKYKAGVYQAKVEAEALKLKINVTLDTDRITDISLVPDPSLDVDFTSTFESLRERILVANSPHVDAITGATTQSEALKKAVSRAMTTSNKEYVIEEGGNPNAPVNYDVVVIGTGGAGLAAAIQAHDDGARVVIIEKMPTIGGNTIKASVGMNAAETRYQKLKGIEDSKELFYEETLKGGKFKNNPVLLREFVEQAPEAIEWLAAKDIELCDITITGGMSIDRTHRPEDRSAVGGFLISGLVKNVNKREIEVLLETSVSEILVENGAVTGVKVVDEYNDSRILNAKSVIVATGGFSANREMVVKYRPELDGFVTTNHKGATGSGIAMLQKIGADTVDMGEIQIHPTVEQTTSYLISEAMRGGGAILVSQAGKRFYNEMETRDKVSAEIIALPEKSAWIVFDEQVRANNKAADEYIAKGFVISAPTPHELAVKLNMDQEALQTTLGRYNEFVAKQDDEDFGRKTALRHPLNQGPYFAIRIAPGVHHTMGGVTINTDTSVLDAQKQVIPGAWAAGEVVGGIHGANRIGGNAVADIIIFGIKAGHNAAKLALGH
- a CDS encoding anion permease, which gives rise to MNTQTTQSESLKAPPAAPGKKNRLIMLCLPIIVAVLLLLVPTPAGLEPYAWHFFAIFVGVIVGLIFEPLPGAVIGLTGVVVIALFSQWVLFSPAELADPKFKTAAQSFKWAVSGFGNSTVWLIFGAFMFAAGYDKTQFGRRLALILVKYLGRRSLTLGYAITFADLLLAPFTPSNTARSGGTIYPIIANLPPLYGSKPNDPSARKIGSYLMWVAITAACITSSMFLSALAPNLLALALVKSVVGFEISWGMWFLAFLPLGVLLILTMPLLAYWLYPPEVKVNDEVPRWATAELEKLGRLSRNEILLLVFVVSALMMWIFAAAWIEPAMAALLVIVLMLWTGVLNWNDITSNKAAWNTFAWFATLVALADGLARVGFIAWLGKEGAQLLHGYDPQVSAVVLLVAFYLLHYLFASTTAHTTALLPAMLTIAASIPGINMPVFCLMMCVSLGVMGIITPYGTGPSPIYYGSGYLPTKDYWRLGTIFGAIFLVALMVIAYPWMVMMF